Proteins from a single region of Psychrobium sp. MM17-31:
- a CDS encoding serine hydrolase domain-containing protein: MKDKSKTIKFLRILGAIAGISSAVIFVPWSLVFAWLPPLTNSIDEELNRALEQGFDGAIVYVDKGGEAPQRYSAGYHDRALKTPADPDALFKIASIGKLYVAAATVKLVNEQKLSLDGTLAEYFPDLKDRIENSESITLRMMLRHRSGIPNYIDSPRFSWDELPQNDREAIELALDLPASFAPDSDYEYSNTNYMLLAELMDKTLGYNHFEYIRQTMLKPLGITNMYNSIREAPVGEVMSGYYVGIEDDLKQNYYGSMIATAQNVAVFLRALNDGSLLNEKEQAIYKDVYKFEHTGLVPGYQSIARYDSETDTVIIQFTNTTNFQGYNWELSEILYSRISKLAAAQGDQ; encoded by the coding sequence ATGAAAGATAAGTCAAAAACTATCAAATTTTTACGAATTCTTGGAGCCATTGCTGGCATCTCGTCGGCGGTGATTTTTGTGCCTTGGAGTTTGGTTTTCGCTTGGTTACCGCCGCTAACCAATTCCATTGATGAGGAATTGAATCGTGCGTTAGAACAGGGATTTGATGGGGCTATCGTTTATGTTGATAAGGGCGGAGAAGCGCCGCAGCGTTATAGCGCAGGTTATCACGATAGAGCGTTAAAAACGCCTGCCGATCCCGATGCATTATTTAAGATTGCCAGTATTGGCAAACTCTATGTTGCTGCGGCGACAGTAAAACTCGTTAATGAACAAAAGTTGTCGTTAGACGGCACGCTTGCCGAGTACTTTCCTGATTTAAAAGATAGAATTGAGAACTCCGAATCTATCACCTTGCGGATGATGTTGCGCCATCGCAGTGGGATACCTAACTATATCGATAGCCCGCGCTTTTCTTGGGATGAGTTACCCCAAAACGATCGCGAAGCGATTGAGTTGGCGCTAGATTTACCAGCCAGTTTTGCACCTGATTCTGATTACGAATATTCCAACACCAACTACATGTTGTTGGCAGAGCTGATGGATAAAACCCTTGGTTACAATCATTTTGAATATATTCGCCAGACCATGCTTAAACCACTGGGCATAACAAATATGTATAACTCCATTCGAGAAGCGCCAGTCGGTGAAGTTATGAGTGGTTATTACGTGGGAATTGAGGACGATTTAAAGCAAAACTATTATGGTTCGATGATTGCCACTGCCCAAAATGTAGCAGTGTTTTTACGCGCGTTAAATGATGGTTCGTTGTTAAACGAAAAAGAACAGGCGATTTACAAAGATGTGTACAAGTTTGAGCACACCGGATTAGTTCCCGGTTATCAAAGTATTGCCCGTTACGATAGCGAGACAGATACCGTGATTATTCAATTCACTAACACCACCAATTTTCAGGGATATAACTGGGAATTATCGGAAATTTTATACAGTCGCATTAGTAAGTTAGCTGCTGCGCAAGGAGATCAATAA
- a CDS encoding glucan 1,4-alpha-glucosidase — protein MKPLFKPSLIAVTLASALGLAGCGEKSSAPGTAATPAITAAPGAPGAPSTWAYAGKTGIGSSYEAYKDLAYSDEAATGKVSKVWFSLAQGIITETMFGLIHEAQIKDMQFVVTGKGFVDTEQHDTVSTIDYLYKDDAGRPLSLAYKIVNKDKEGKYSIEKHIFTDPSENTLFVKTYFTAYEDGITANLVVNPHVNNNGSNDMAIATKDSLSAEDSGSYLTVLSDADFAKTSVGFIGESDGLTDLKDGTMDWQYQTTGEVTGNVGLTAQFAPVALNGKESVTVEYDIAVGFGHSKADSESAAKASLKRGYTDVLAHYNGEGEHLGWEDYLASLSGLPAMTEMTTDNGKLLYTSALVLKAQEDKTHAGALIASLSNPWGDAVSAEKGHTGYKAVWPRDFYQCAMALLALGDEETPLVSFNYLEKVQVSDKFKENKGDGGWFLQKTHVDGTIEWVGVQLDQTAMPIMLGWKLWQNKVLSDEQLVAWYNKMLKPAADFLVKGGTVNIDWNNTKITPPMTQQERWEEQSGHSPSTTAAIITGLAAAADIAKLAGDKVSAELYEQTATKYAGDIEKLMFTDKGAFTQGDDNGRYYIRINKDKDVNDSEKLNDNNGKPGLDKKSIVDGGFLELVRYGVRSADDTAVLDSLVEYDSQNIEDNLRVKYNFTFDGVEGTFPGWRRYGNDGYGEDIIKGRGYHATGQNIEAQRGRVWPFFTGERGHYELAAAKLKEQQVSSPTMDKLRNTYVRTMELFANEGMMLPEQVWDGVGSNEKYGYKLGQGTNGATPLAWTHAEYVKLLRSYADQQVWDNYSELTDQFKRK, from the coding sequence GTGAAACCATTATTTAAACCAAGCCTTATTGCCGTAACTCTTGCTAGTGCCCTTGGCCTTGCAGGGTGTGGTGAAAAATCGTCTGCGCCAGGAACAGCCGCTACGCCTGCTATTACTGCTGCACCAGGTGCTCCGGGCGCGCCTTCAACGTGGGCCTATGCAGGCAAGACGGGTATCGGTAGCTCTTACGAAGCCTATAAAGATTTAGCGTACAGCGATGAAGCGGCGACGGGCAAAGTCTCGAAAGTTTGGTTCTCGCTAGCGCAAGGCATTATTACCGAAACTATGTTTGGTCTTATTCACGAAGCACAAATTAAAGACATGCAGTTTGTGGTGACAGGTAAAGGCTTTGTCGACACAGAGCAACATGACACCGTATCAACCATCGATTATCTTTATAAAGACGACGCTGGCCGTCCGCTCTCTTTGGCGTACAAAATCGTTAATAAGGATAAAGAAGGTAAATACAGCATTGAAAAGCACATCTTTACCGATCCTAGCGAAAACACATTGTTCGTGAAAACCTATTTCACCGCTTATGAAGACGGTATTACCGCCAACTTAGTTGTTAATCCGCATGTCAATAACAATGGTAGCAACGACATGGCGATTGCGACTAAAGACAGCTTATCGGCAGAAGATAGCGGCAGTTATCTAACTGTGCTGAGTGATGCTGATTTTGCTAAAACTTCAGTGGGCTTTATCGGCGAATCAGATGGCTTAACCGATCTTAAAGACGGCACTATGGACTGGCAGTATCAAACCACAGGCGAAGTGACTGGTAACGTTGGTTTAACGGCGCAGTTTGCACCAGTTGCCCTAAATGGCAAAGAAAGCGTAACGGTCGAATACGACATCGCCGTTGGTTTTGGTCACTCAAAGGCAGACAGTGAAAGTGCCGCTAAAGCGTCACTTAAGCGCGGTTACACAGACGTGTTAGCCCATTACAACGGTGAAGGTGAGCACCTAGGTTGGGAAGATTATTTAGCAAGTTTGTCTGGTTTACCTGCGATGACCGAGATGACCACCGACAACGGTAAGCTACTTTACACCAGCGCTTTGGTCTTAAAGGCGCAAGAAGATAAAACTCATGCCGGTGCGCTTATCGCATCATTGTCTAACCCTTGGGGCGATGCGGTTTCTGCCGAGAAAGGTCACACGGGCTATAAAGCGGTTTGGCCACGTGATTTCTATCAGTGTGCAATGGCATTACTTGCACTTGGCGATGAAGAAACTCCTTTAGTATCATTTAACTACCTTGAGAAGGTGCAGGTATCAGATAAGTTTAAAGAGAACAAAGGCGATGGCGGTTGGTTCCTGCAAAAAACTCATGTTGATGGCACTATCGAATGGGTTGGCGTGCAGTTAGATCAAACAGCAATGCCGATTATGCTTGGCTGGAAGCTGTGGCAAAACAAGGTGCTATCAGATGAGCAGCTAGTCGCTTGGTACAACAAGATGCTAAAGCCAGCAGCCGATTTTCTAGTGAAAGGCGGTACGGTAAATATCGATTGGAACAACACTAAGATCACACCACCAATGACCCAGCAAGAGCGTTGGGAAGAGCAATCTGGTCATTCACCATCGACCACCGCAGCTATTATTACAGGTTTAGCGGCAGCGGCTGATATCGCTAAACTAGCTGGCGATAAAGTTAGCGCCGAGTTATACGAACAAACGGCGACTAAATACGCTGGCGATATCGAAAAACTGATGTTCACCGATAAAGGTGCCTTTACTCAAGGTGATGATAATGGTCGCTATTACATTCGCATCAACAAAGATAAAGATGTTAACGATAGCGAAAAGCTTAATGATAACAACGGTAAGCCGGGGCTTGATAAGAAGAGCATCGTCGATGGCGGTTTCTTAGAGCTTGTGCGTTACGGTGTTCGCAGTGCCGATGACACGGCGGTATTAGATTCATTAGTAGAATACGACAGCCAAAACATCGAAGATAACCTCCGTGTTAAATACAACTTTACCTTTGACGGCGTAGAAGGCACTTTCCCGGGTTGGCGTCGCTACGGTAACGACGGTTACGGCGAAGACATCATCAAAGGCCGTGGTTATCACGCAACAGGTCAAAACATCGAAGCGCAACGCGGTCGTGTATGGCCATTTTTCACTGGCGAACGCGGTCATTATGAGTTAGCTGCTGCCAAGCTAAAAGAGCAGCAAGTAAGCTCACCAACCATGGATAAACTGCGTAACACTTACGTACGCACCATGGAGCTATTTGCTAACGAAGGCATGATGCTACCAGAGCAAGTATGGGATGGCGTTGGCAGCAACGAGAAGTACGGTTACAAGTTAGGTCAGGGCACTAATGGTGCAACACCACTGGCTTGGACCCATGCTGAATACGTTAAGCTGTTACGCTCATACGCCGATCAGCAGGTGTGGGATAACTATAGTGAACTAACGGACCAGTTTAAACGTAAGTAG
- a CDS encoding DUF1697 domain-containing protein: protein MTKYVVLFRGINVGGNNKVAMKPLVTALQEAGFSDVKHYIQSGNIVLSSSNEPTKDVGDIVETMYGFRPQIMAITASEFKSIAAKNPYAEQEGKTVHCFICSKTPQLEHEKVEQYQLPSEQYRLDGRVLYLFAPEGIGRSKLASNMESCLGVAATARNLNTINKVLEMI from the coding sequence ATGACCAAGTACGTGGTGTTGTTTCGCGGAATTAATGTCGGCGGCAACAATAAAGTGGCGATGAAACCCTTGGTCACAGCACTACAAGAAGCAGGCTTTAGCGATGTTAAACACTATATTCAGTCGGGAAATATCGTTTTATCTAGCAGTAATGAGCCGACCAAGGACGTTGGCGATATCGTTGAAACTATGTATGGCTTTCGGCCCCAGATTATGGCGATAACGGCAAGTGAGTTTAAAAGTATTGCTGCGAAAAATCCTTATGCGGAACAAGAAGGTAAAACGGTGCATTGTTTTATCTGTAGCAAAACACCTCAATTGGAGCATGAGAAGGTTGAACAATATCAGTTGCCTAGCGAGCAATATCGGTTGGATGGTCGAGTATTGTATTTGTTTGCACCAGAAGGTATTGGCCGCTCTAAATTGGCGAGTAACATGGAGTCTTGCTTAGGCGTGGCGGCAACTGCGCGCAACCTAAACACCATCAATAAGGTGCTCGAAATGATATAA